In Nostoc sp. UHCC 0926, a single genomic region encodes these proteins:
- the murI gene encoding glutamate racemase: MYSSSIFEGNLDDFSALEPQRAPIGIFDSGVGGLTVLRQLYRQLPNESIVYFGDTARLPYGIRSQAEILQFTREILTWLQQQGVKMVIMACNTSSALALETVRHEFSIPILGVILPGAKAAVQQGKRIGVIATPATAKSNAYKHAILEIAPDVQVWQVGCPEFVPLIEQNRIHDPYTAEVARAYLKPLLEQEIDTLVHGCTHYPHLTPVLRSLLPSQVQLVDPAVHVAAACAQELDLLGLRNTHLPLPTRFAVSGCPQQFSQSGVQWLGYTPMVEEVCFTDTAISQLQ; the protein is encoded by the coding sequence GTGTATTCATCTTCCATCTTTGAAGGGAATCTTGACGATTTTTCGGCTCTTGAACCCCAACGGGCCCCAATTGGCATCTTTGATAGTGGTGTGGGTGGACTGACGGTACTGCGACAACTATATCGGCAACTCCCCAATGAATCAATTGTTTACTTTGGGGATACAGCTCGACTTCCTTACGGAATTCGTTCACAAGCAGAAATTTTACAATTTACGCGGGAAATTCTTACCTGGCTACAACAGCAGGGGGTAAAAATGGTGATTATGGCTTGCAACACCAGTTCTGCCCTAGCCCTAGAAACGGTGCGTCATGAATTCAGCATACCCATTTTGGGAGTGATCCTACCGGGTGCAAAAGCAGCGGTGCAGCAAGGAAAGCGGATTGGTGTGATTGCCACTCCAGCTACAGCTAAGAGTAATGCTTATAAGCACGCTATACTCGAAATTGCTCCTGATGTCCAAGTCTGGCAAGTCGGATGTCCAGAGTTTGTGCCACTCATTGAGCAAAACCGCATTCACGACCCCTACACTGCTGAAGTTGCACGAGCCTACCTAAAGCCTTTACTAGAGCAGGAAATTGACACCTTAGTTCACGGCTGTACCCATTATCCTCACCTTACACCAGTATTGCGATCGCTCCTCCCCTCTCAAGTCCAATTGGTTGACCCAGCTGTTCATGTTGCCGCAGCTTGTGCCCAAGAGCTAGACTTGCTAGGCTTAAGAAATACTCACCTCCCACTGCCAACTCGCTTCGCCGTCAGCGGTTGTCCCCAACAGTTTTCCCAGTCAGGAGTGCAGTGGCTAGGCTATACCCCAATGGTTGAAGAGGTTTGCTTCACTGATACCGCTATTTCCCAACTCCAATAA
- a CDS encoding N-acetylmuramoyl-L-alanine amidase has translation MKLHWLLSSTIGTIFMLSSPAMAAKLESWRFDANKNRLEINTLGDVQPQAQLIFNPTRLVIDLPGTTFGRPQLTQQVGGAIRSIRVGQFDEQTTRIVVEVTPGYTLDPKGVQFVGRTGDRWTVQLPTPEAENVPLRNTGGQQEQAIATETSPKTSPPVFSQRDIYNVVTTGPVNPPKNGMLVARGTQIEDLQVTGDGFFIRTNGGNPQIQVNRSNDQRAINIDIAGATLSPILKQRDLSINRYGVSRIQFSQLQTSPSVVRLTLQVEENSPNWRATTSSLGGFIVLPSRGVAQLPGGNNPRPIPSTNTSPATIESVQLANNGTQLLIRADQALSATGGWDRSSGLFRITINNARLAPKVTGPTFNPNSPILRVRLQPQESNTVIVLIQPAAGVQIGELNQVGDELLALELQRSGSVTAPIALPPLPSPNQGQFPNPTDIPRTISQPRPHPSVPKGKLLVVIDPGHGGKDSGAPGLGGLLEKDVILPIGKRVAAILEQNGVQAVLTRDADFFVELQGRVEIAERVNATAFVSIHANSVDNRPDVNGLEVYYYDSGYALAEVVRNTILQNIGTIKNRGTRKARFYVLRKSSMPSILVETGYMTGYEDNPRLGTPEYQNRMAEAIARGILKYLQQR, from the coding sequence GTGAAATTACACTGGTTATTATCCAGTACTATTGGAACTATCTTCATGCTATCGTCGCCAGCAATGGCCGCGAAACTTGAATCTTGGCGTTTTGATGCCAATAAAAACAGGCTGGAAATTAATACTTTAGGGGATGTTCAACCACAAGCACAATTAATTTTTAACCCGACTCGTTTGGTAATTGATTTGCCAGGAACCACATTTGGGCGTCCGCAGCTAACCCAACAGGTAGGTGGTGCAATTCGTTCGATCCGTGTTGGGCAGTTTGATGAACAAACAACACGCATAGTCGTTGAAGTCACTCCTGGTTATACTTTAGACCCCAAGGGAGTACAATTTGTTGGTAGAACTGGCGATCGCTGGACAGTGCAATTACCTACGCCAGAAGCCGAAAATGTACCCTTAAGAAATACTGGGGGGCAACAAGAACAAGCTATAGCAACAGAAACTTCACCGAAAACATCTCCACCAGTGTTCTCCCAAAGAGATATTTACAACGTGGTGACAACAGGTCCTGTCAATCCACCTAAAAACGGAATGCTTGTCGCCAGGGGTACTCAAATTGAGGACTTACAAGTCACAGGTGATGGTTTTTTCATCCGTACCAATGGTGGTAATCCTCAGATTCAGGTTAATCGTAGCAACGATCAGAGGGCAATTAACATCGATATTGCTGGCGCAACTTTATCACCAATTCTAAAGCAGCGGGATTTGTCGATTAATCGCTATGGTGTCAGCCGGATTCAGTTCAGCCAACTGCAAACAAGCCCATCTGTTGTTCGCCTGACTTTACAGGTAGAGGAAAATAGTCCCAATTGGCGAGCAACCACTAGCAGTCTTGGTGGTTTTATCGTTCTGCCCAGTCGTGGCGTTGCCCAGTTGCCTGGAGGTAACAATCCACGCCCTATACCATCTACTAACACCTCACCTGCTACTATTGAGTCTGTACAACTGGCTAATAATGGCACACAATTGCTGATTAGAGCCGACCAAGCTTTATCTGCTACAGGAGGCTGGGATAGAAGCTCTGGTCTGTTCCGCATAACTATCAACAATGCTCGGTTAGCTCCCAAAGTCACAGGCCCGACTTTTAATCCTAACAGCCCTATCTTGCGAGTCCGCCTGCAACCACAAGAATCCAATACTGTCATCGTCTTGATTCAACCAGCAGCCGGAGTGCAAATTGGGGAACTCAACCAGGTTGGCGACGAGCTTTTGGCTCTAGAATTACAACGCTCTGGTAGCGTCACAGCGCCCATTGCTTTACCTCCTCTGCCATCGCCAAACCAAGGTCAATTCCCAAACCCTACAGATATTCCCCGGACAATTTCGCAGCCACGGCCACACCCCTCGGTTCCCAAAGGGAAATTGCTAGTAGTTATTGACCCAGGACATGGTGGAAAAGACTCAGGTGCCCCAGGTCTAGGGGGACTTTTAGAAAAGGATGTAATCCTGCCTATTGGTAAAAGGGTAGCAGCAATTTTAGAGCAAAATGGTGTACAAGCGGTATTAACACGGGATGCTGATTTTTTTGTAGAACTTCAGGGACGGGTAGAAATTGCCGAGCGAGTTAATGCGACTGCGTTTGTCAGCATTCACGCTAATTCCGTTGATAATCGCCCTGATGTGAATGGGTTAGAAGTATATTATTACGACAGCGGTTATGCTCTGGCTGAAGTAGTTCGCAATACCATCCTCCAGAACATCGGTACTATCAAAAACCGAGGAACTCGCAAAGCCAGATTCTACGTTCTTAGGAAAAGCTCTATGCCCTCGATTTTAGTGGAAACAGGCTATATGACTGGTTACGAGGATAATCCCAGATTAGGAACGCCAGAGTATCAAAATCGGATGGCAGAAGCGATCGCTCGTGGCATCCTCAAATACTTACAGCAGAGGTAA
- a CDS encoding N-acetylmuramoyl-L-alanine amidase, with product MKLHWLLPSTIGTIFMLSSPAMAARLESWRFDANQNRLEINTVGAVQPQAQLIFNPTRLIIDLPGTTFGRPQLTQQVGSGIRSIRVGQFDAETTRIVVELTPGYTLDPKRVQFVGTTGDRWTVQLPKPEVDKVASSPRSAYSVVTPDSEPQPGISRVATTTQGATQLETLQVTGDGLFIRTSGGNPPIRVIRSRDRATIFMDISDASLSPRLTQQNNIPVNKYGVSRVEFTRLQTRPPGVRLSLRVDKNSPDWQATNSNSGGLVVLPSRVVRLPGSNNSDNQSERVSFPSRLSANNSPATIESVQLANNGTQLLIKADQTLSARGIWDRSSGVFRVTITNAKLAARVTGPTFAANSPILRVRLQPQAPNTVVVLVQPAAGVQLGQPRQIGDQLLVPIQSSRRVVALPGRPPFALPGLPPPNRGPFPDPNNPNPQFRSQPQRRVTNGRVVVIIDPGHGGKDSGALGIGGAREKDVILPIGKRLAEILQQNGVQVIMTRDSDYFVTLPGRVLLAERANADVFVSIHANSAGASRPDVNGLEVYYYDSGLGLARIVRSSILQSIGTIKDRGVRRARFYVLRKSSMPSILVETGYMTGREDMARLRTSAYQNKMAEAIARGVLQYLKRR from the coding sequence GTGAAATTACACTGGTTACTACCCAGCACTATTGGAACTATCTTCATGTTATCGTCGCCGGCAATGGCTGCGAGACTTGAATCTTGGCGCTTTGATGCTAATCAAAACAGGCTGGAAATTAATACTGTGGGAGCAGTTCAACCCCAAGCGCAACTAATTTTTAACCCGACTCGGCTAATAATTGACTTGCCAGGAACTACATTTGGTCGTCCGCAGCTAACCCAACAGGTGGGCAGTGGAATTCGCTCGATCCGTGTTGGGCAGTTTGATGCAGAAACGACGCGGATAGTTGTCGAACTAACTCCTGGTTATACTTTAGACCCCAAACGAGTGCAATTTGTTGGCACAACTGGCGATCGCTGGACAGTGCAATTACCTAAGCCAGAAGTCGATAAAGTTGCCTCATCTCCTAGAAGTGCTTACAGTGTTGTTACCCCAGACTCTGAGCCTCAACCTGGTATTTCAAGGGTTGCCACTACTACACAAGGGGCGACTCAACTTGAGACTTTACAAGTAACAGGCGATGGGTTGTTCATTCGTACCAGTGGTGGTAATCCTCCGATTCGGGTAATTCGCAGCCGCGATCGCGCTACCATCTTCATGGATATCTCTGACGCATCCTTATCACCACGTCTGACGCAACAGAATAATATACCCGTTAATAAATATGGTGTTAGCCGCGTCGAATTCACCCGATTACAAACCCGACCTCCTGGTGTCCGTTTGAGTTTGCGGGTAGATAAAAATAGCCCAGACTGGCAAGCAACTAATAGTAACAGTGGTGGTTTGGTGGTTCTACCTAGTCGTGTTGTCAGATTGCCTGGAAGTAATAATTCGGACAATCAGTCAGAACGCGTTTCTTTTCCCAGCAGACTATCTGCTAACAACTCACCAGCAACAATTGAGTCTGTACAACTGGCTAATAATGGTACACAATTGCTAATTAAAGCCGACCAAACTTTATCTGCTAGGGGAATTTGGGATAGATCATCAGGTGTGTTCCGCGTCACAATTACCAATGCCAAGTTAGCTGCCAGAGTTACAGGCCCTACTTTTGCTGCCAATAGCCCCATTCTCCGAGTCCGGCTGCAACCGCAAGCACCCAACACAGTTGTTGTTTTAGTTCAACCAGCAGCCGGAGTGCAACTTGGACAACCCAGGCAAATTGGCGACCAGCTTTTAGTACCAATACAAAGTTCTCGTCGGGTTGTCGCACTCCCCGGAAGACCCCCCTTTGCCTTACCTGGGCTACCACCGCCAAACCGGGGGCCATTCCCAGACCCAAACAATCCAAATCCCCAGTTCCGATCACAACCACAGCGCCGAGTTACCAATGGGCGAGTGGTAGTCATTATTGACCCCGGACATGGTGGCAAAGACTCTGGAGCGCTTGGGATTGGAGGGGCACGCGAAAAGGATGTTATCTTGCCTATTGGTAAAAGACTGGCAGAGATTTTGCAGCAAAATGGTGTACAAGTAATTATGACCAGGGATTCTGACTATTTTGTTACCCTTCCGGGACGAGTGCTATTAGCAGAGCGAGCTAATGCTGATGTGTTTGTTAGCATCCACGCTAATTCAGCAGGTGCGAGTCGTCCCGATGTTAATGGCTTAGAAGTCTATTATTACGACAGCGGTCTGGGTCTAGCTCGCATTGTCCGCAGTAGCATTCTCCAAAGTATTGGGACTATCAAAGACAGGGGAGTGCGGCGAGCCAGATTTTATGTTCTCAGAAAAAGTTCTATGCCCTCCATTCTCGTGGAAACGGGTTATATGACTGGTCGAGAGGATATGGCTAGGCTGAGAACCTCAGCTTACCAAAATAAAATGGCAGAGGCGATCGCTCGTGGTGTTCTTCAGTATCTAAAGAGAAGATAA
- a CDS encoding cation:proton antiporter: MHLLDPISYSFPLLASATQAADSSMVVAAVLLSLVVIYLASKVGGELSNQVGFPPVLGELVGGVVVGISVLHLLVFPEGGTDSSSSLIISFLQTTAGLTPEATPAVFAAQSEVVSVLAELGVIILLFEIGLESNLKDLMAVGIQATVVAVVGVVVPFAAGTVGLMTLFGIDAVPAIFAGAALTATSIGMTSKVLSELGRLNSKEGQIILGAAVIDDVLGIIVLAVVASLAKDGVVDVNKVIYLIISATGFILGAILLGNVFNKSFVAIADKLKTRGGLVIPAFIFAFAMAYLAAVIQLEAILGAFAAGLVLEETDKRKELQTQVVPIADMLVPIFFVTVGAKTDLGVLNPAIPDNREGLIMATFLITVAILGKVITGLSVFGQPEINRLAIGVGMIPRGEVGLVFAGVGAASGALSKPLGAAIIMMVILTTFLAPPLLRFVFPDPKTVDAGSEQPILDGSSGTSLVIEPPASRMPALNDSGNLEVTPESGDR; encoded by the coding sequence ATGCATTTGTTAGATCCAATCAGCTACTCTTTTCCTCTGCTGGCCAGCGCAACACAAGCCGCAGACAGTTCAATGGTAGTAGCAGCAGTGCTACTAAGCTTAGTAGTCATTTATCTCGCCAGCAAAGTTGGTGGAGAGTTATCAAACCAAGTGGGTTTCCCGCCTGTCTTAGGCGAACTAGTAGGTGGTGTGGTAGTGGGCATCTCTGTTCTCCACCTTTTAGTGTTTCCAGAAGGCGGCACAGATAGTTCTAGCTCTTTGATCATCTCCTTCCTTCAAACCACTGCTGGTTTAACTCCTGAAGCCACTCCAGCGGTGTTTGCAGCGCAGTCTGAGGTCGTTTCTGTTTTGGCAGAATTGGGTGTGATCATCCTGCTGTTTGAAATCGGCTTGGAGTCGAACTTAAAAGATTTAATGGCAGTTGGTATCCAAGCCACCGTCGTGGCAGTAGTGGGGGTAGTAGTACCCTTTGCCGCTGGTACTGTGGGACTGATGACTTTATTTGGTATCGATGCTGTACCTGCAATTTTTGCCGGGGCGGCTTTAACTGCCACTAGTATTGGGATGACTTCCAAGGTGTTGTCAGAATTGGGGCGACTCAATTCTAAAGAAGGGCAGATTATTCTCGGTGCTGCTGTAATTGACGACGTACTGGGAATCATCGTTTTAGCGGTAGTAGCTAGCCTAGCTAAAGATGGCGTGGTGGATGTAAACAAAGTCATTTATTTGATTATCAGCGCCACTGGTTTTATTTTGGGAGCAATATTATTAGGCAATGTTTTCAATAAGTCCTTTGTGGCGATCGCTGATAAACTCAAAACACGCGGTGGACTGGTAATCCCAGCCTTCATCTTCGCCTTTGCGATGGCATACCTTGCTGCCGTCATCCAGTTAGAAGCAATTCTGGGAGCTTTTGCGGCTGGTTTAGTCCTGGAGGAGACAGATAAGCGCAAAGAACTGCAAACGCAAGTCGTACCCATTGCCGATATGTTAGTGCCAATTTTCTTTGTGACTGTTGGGGCAAAAACCGATTTGGGAGTTTTAAACCCAGCAATTCCCGACAATCGGGAAGGTTTAATTATGGCAACTTTCCTGATCACAGTAGCCATTCTCGGTAAAGTAATCACAGGCTTAAGCGTGTTTGGTCAACCGGAAATCAACCGTTTAGCGATCGGCGTGGGGATGATTCCCAGAGGGGAAGTTGGTTTAGTGTTTGCTGGTGTCGGCGCAGCCAGTGGCGCTCTCTCGAAACCATTAGGAGCAGCAATTATCATGATGGTTATCTTGACAACCTTTTTAGCTCCTCCTTTGTTACGATTTGTATTTCCAGATCCAAAAACTGTGGATGCAGGCTCAGAGCAACCAATTTTAGACGGTTCCTCTGGAACTTCGTTGGTAATTGAACCACCTGCATCAAGGATGCCAGCATTAAATGATAGTGGCAATTTGGAAGTAACTCCAGAATCGGGCGATCGCTAA
- a CDS encoding EVE domain-containing protein, translated as MAYWLLKTEPENYSYFDLERDGSTVWDGVNNSLALKHLRTMLLGDLAFIYHTGKERQVIGLAEIVSQPYIDPALNDSKRAVVDVQALQRVHQPVTLAQIKQDGKFRDFDLLRLPRLSVVPVWEVYWQYLIELTGGTN; from the coding sequence GTGGCGTATTGGCTGCTGAAAACTGAACCGGAAAATTATTCCTACTTCGATTTGGAACGGGATGGCAGTACAGTTTGGGATGGAGTCAACAATTCCTTAGCGCTCAAACATCTACGTACCATGCTCCTTGGTGACTTGGCGTTCATTTATCACACAGGCAAAGAACGGCAAGTCATAGGTTTAGCAGAGATAGTTAGTCAACCCTATATCGATCCAGCACTCAATGACAGCAAACGGGCAGTTGTGGATGTGCAGGCATTACAAAGAGTACACCAACCCGTCACCCTAGCCCAAATAAAACAGGATGGTAAATTTAGAGATTTTGACTTGCTGCGACTTCCTAGACTGTCTGTAGTCCCGGTTTGGGAAGTCTACTGGCAATACTTGATCGAGTTGACAGGTGGTACAAATTAA
- a CDS encoding SIMPL domain-containing protein, translating into MTRAALPGSQFPSGNLWKILPLALLLCAAFVSPALAQEKDKLWRTLSVTGRGVETTPATLAQVSLGVEIQGKTAQEVQQEAARRSSAVVAFLKSQNVEKLQTTGIQLNPVYSYTNNVQRITGYAATNTVSFRISTEKAGTLLDDAVKAGATQINGISFVANDQAIAAAQKQALKEATQDAQQQADAVFSALGLKPKEVVSVQVNNASPPPPPMFLRAEAAKVADASTPVIGGEQQVEASVTLQISY; encoded by the coding sequence ATGACTAGAGCCGCTTTACCTGGTTCTCAGTTTCCAAGTGGGAACTTGTGGAAAATACTGCCTTTAGCTTTGCTTTTATGTGCAGCTTTTGTATCACCTGCGTTAGCACAAGAAAAGGATAAATTGTGGCGAACCCTTAGTGTGACTGGTCGCGGAGTGGAAACAACTCCTGCAACCTTGGCACAAGTCAGTTTAGGAGTAGAAATTCAGGGGAAAACAGCACAGGAGGTACAGCAAGAAGCCGCCCGGAGGTCATCGGCTGTAGTTGCGTTCCTTAAGAGCCAAAATGTCGAAAAATTACAAACCACTGGTATTCAACTTAACCCAGTTTATAGCTACACTAATAATGTGCAGCGGATTACAGGTTATGCTGCCACTAACACCGTGAGTTTTCGTATTTCCACCGAGAAAGCTGGTACATTATTAGATGATGCAGTGAAAGCGGGTGCGACACAAATTAACGGCATTAGTTTTGTTGCGAATGATCAAGCGATCGCGGCTGCTCAAAAACAAGCATTAAAAGAAGCTACCCAAGACGCCCAGCAGCAAGCTGATGCTGTTTTCAGTGCCTTGGGTTTGAAACCCAAAGAAGTGGTGAGTGTTCAAGTTAATAATGCCAGTCCACCTCCACCACCCATGTTTTTACGGGCTGAGGCTGCCAAGGTAGCTGATGCTTCCACCCCTGTCATTGGTGGTGAGCAGCAAGTAGAAGCATCAGTAACGCTGCAAATTAGTTATTAG
- a CDS encoding single-stranded DNA-binding protein — MSINIVTLVGRVGSDPDIKYFESGKVVCKLRLAVKRRSRNSDEPDWFSLELWGKTAEVAGNYVRKGSLIGVKGSLKFDTWSDRQTGANRSSPVIQVDQLDLLGSKRDGEGGTENMSSEHF; from the coding sequence ATGAGTATCAATATTGTCACCCTTGTTGGTCGTGTAGGCAGTGACCCAGATATAAAATATTTTGAGTCGGGGAAAGTGGTGTGTAAATTAAGACTAGCTGTCAAGCGGAGATCCCGTAACAGCGATGAACCTGACTGGTTCTCTTTGGAACTATGGGGAAAAACGGCAGAAGTAGCGGGCAATTATGTACGTAAAGGCAGTCTAATTGGAGTCAAAGGTTCCTTGAAGTTTGACACATGGAGCGATCGCCAAACAGGAGCAAACCGATCATCACCAGTTATCCAAGTAGACCAACTGGATTTATTAGGCTCTAAACGAGATGGAGAAGGCGGCACAGAAAATATGTCTTCAGAACATTTTTAA
- a CDS encoding rod shape-determining protein, whose product MGIDLGTANTLVYVSGKGIVLQEPSVVAIDVNQKVALAVGEEAKKMLGRTPGNVIALRPLRDGVIADFDIAELMLKSFIQRVNEGRSLILPRIVIGIPSGVTGVERRAVMDAAHQAGARKVYLIDEPVAAAIGAGLPVAEPTGNMIIDIGGGTTEVAVLSLQGTVISESVRIAGDELTEAIIQYIKKVHNLVIGERTAEDIKIRIGSAYPTNDDNDAIMEVRGLHLLSGLPRTVTIKGPEIRESMLEPLSVIIEAVKRTLERTPPELAADIIDRGIMLAGGGALLKGIDTLISHETGIVTHIAADPLCCVVLGTGRVLENFKQLERVVTESSRNM is encoded by the coding sequence ATGGGTATCGACCTCGGTACCGCTAACACTCTCGTTTATGTATCTGGTAAAGGTATTGTACTGCAAGAGCCTTCTGTAGTTGCGATCGATGTCAACCAAAAGGTAGCACTGGCAGTAGGAGAAGAAGCTAAAAAAATGCTCGGTCGCACACCTGGAAATGTGATTGCTCTGCGCCCTTTGCGTGATGGTGTAATCGCTGATTTCGATATAGCCGAGCTAATGCTGAAAAGCTTTATTCAGCGTGTAAATGAAGGTAGGTCTTTGATTTTACCCCGGATTGTCATTGGTATTCCCAGTGGCGTCACAGGAGTAGAAAGGCGAGCTGTGATGGATGCAGCTCATCAAGCAGGAGCAAGAAAAGTATATTTAATCGATGAACCTGTAGCTGCGGCCATTGGTGCAGGACTACCTGTTGCCGAACCCACTGGCAACATGATCATCGATATTGGTGGTGGTACAACAGAAGTTGCAGTGCTGAGTCTTCAGGGTACAGTGATTAGCGAATCAGTACGCATTGCTGGAGATGAACTGACTGAAGCGATCATTCAGTATATTAAGAAAGTTCATAACTTAGTGATTGGTGAACGGACTGCCGAGGACATCAAGATTCGGATTGGTTCTGCCTATCCTACTAATGATGATAATGACGCGATTATGGAAGTCCGAGGCTTACACCTGCTTTCTGGTCTACCGCGAACTGTAACGATCAAAGGCCCAGAAATCCGTGAAAGCATGTTAGAACCGCTATCAGTAATTATAGAAGCTGTGAAGCGGACACTGGAACGCACACCTCCAGAACTAGCAGCAGACATTATTGACAGAGGTATTATGTTAGCTGGCGGCGGTGCTTTGCTCAAAGGCATAGATACCCTCATTAGCCATGAAACGGGGATTGTAACTCACATTGCCGCCGATCCTCTCTGCTGTGTTGTGCTGGGAACAGGTCGTGTGTTAGAAAACTTCAAACAGTTGGAACGAGTTGTCACAGAAAGCTCTCGCAATATGTAG
- the mreC gene encoding rod shape-determining protein MreC, which produces MVTIRRWWDRKGLQIGLLTLVVGSACILRQTQGELVLETYQAITRPLEMLQSGPTPEERLRDARILELQTRIVDLESQKTKLQDLLGYVEKEPLASRPIPARVVGRSADQWWQQVFLNRGANAGIQEGFIVKADGGLVGLVESVTPNTSRVLLISDLKSQVGVSVSRTAAKGVLRGDSSAEAVLEFYEKVPNVKVGDLVSTSTYSQKFPSGLAVGRIKSLDLKKLPASVAKIELFPPIRSLDWVAVYPKLENQELETQKSVNQVPQKSK; this is translated from the coding sequence ATGGTGACAATACGGCGTTGGTGGGATCGTAAAGGATTACAAATCGGGTTGTTAACTCTAGTAGTTGGTAGTGCTTGCATATTGCGACAGACTCAAGGTGAATTAGTGCTTGAGACATACCAAGCAATTACCCGTCCGTTAGAGATGTTGCAGTCAGGGCCAACTCCAGAAGAACGTCTTAGAGATGCCCGGATATTGGAATTGCAAACCCGTATAGTAGATTTAGAAAGTCAAAAGACAAAGCTACAAGATTTATTAGGCTATGTAGAAAAAGAGCCACTGGCATCACGGCCAATTCCAGCACGGGTAGTAGGACGTAGTGCCGACCAATGGTGGCAACAAGTATTTCTAAATCGTGGTGCGAATGCAGGGATTCAGGAAGGCTTCATAGTCAAGGCAGATGGCGGATTAGTGGGTCTGGTGGAGAGTGTAACTCCTAATACTAGCCGCGTGTTGTTAATCAGTGACCTCAAGAGTCAAGTGGGTGTATCAGTTAGCCGAACGGCAGCTAAAGGCGTTTTGCGAGGAGATTCTTCCGCAGAAGCTGTGCTGGAGTTTTATGAAAAAGTTCCAAATGTCAAGGTAGGAGATTTAGTTTCCACATCTACTTATAGTCAGAAATTTCCATCTGGCTTGGCAGTCGGACGGATAAAGTCGCTGGATTTAAAGAAACTTCCCGCATCAGTGGCGAAAATTGAGCTTTTTCCGCCAATCCGCTCTCTCGATTGGGTAGCTGTTTATCCAAAGCTAGAAAACCAAGAGTTGGAAACCCAAAAGTCGGTAAATCAAGTGCCGCAAAAGTCTAAGTAA
- the mreD gene encoding rod shape-determining protein MreD has product MKIPAFGGSRQKKPKPSERKSKFQIQPLSRWHPGIRQLLGWIVTAGSVVLCLLLLPTRLPGMELLGIGPNWLLIWVVAWSVKRTVFSGALAGIVLGLLQDSMTSPNPTHALSLGVVGILTGLLQKQRFIEEDFISIAVIVFGMAVLAETIFGLQLTLIGDERKVTDIWTYYQRVALASAILSSLWAPVVYYPLNRWWQRMKLLEQ; this is encoded by the coding sequence ATGAAGATTCCTGCATTTGGTGGCAGCAGGCAGAAAAAGCCAAAACCCTCAGAGCGAAAATCGAAATTCCAAATCCAGCCGCTTTCTCGTTGGCATCCCGGTATCCGTCAGTTGTTGGGTTGGATAGTGACGGCTGGATCTGTAGTGTTATGTTTACTATTATTGCCAACCCGCTTGCCAGGTATGGAATTATTAGGAATTGGCCCTAACTGGCTGTTAATTTGGGTGGTAGCTTGGAGTGTGAAGCGCACAGTATTTTCCGGGGCATTGGCAGGTATAGTTCTAGGGCTACTTCAAGATTCCATGACATCACCTAACCCTACTCATGCCCTCAGTTTAGGTGTAGTGGGAATTTTAACTGGTCTGCTCCAGAAACAGCGTTTTATCGAAGAAGATTTTATTTCGATTGCTGTAATTGTCTTTGGTATGGCAGTTTTGGCAGAAACTATCTTTGGATTGCAATTAACTTTGATTGGCGATGAGCGTAAAGTAACAGATATTTGGACATATTACCAGCGTGTCGCTCTAGCCTCTGCCATTCTTAGTAGTCTGTGGGCACCTGTGGTCTATTATCCCCTGAATCGTTGGTGGCAGCGGATGAAATTGTTGGAACAATAG